CAACAAAACGATCTCAAATAGTCTGTCTGCCGGATTCTGGTCAGATAGTAGAGGGACTGCCTAAATGGAAGGTTCCTGAATCTGCTTTGACAAGCGCAGAGAGAGCTCGAGATGTCAGTGGATACCTAGAGGTCATTGACCCGGTAAACCATATGCTACGTTATATCCCGGTCCCTCCTGCTACTAGACAATCGCCATATTTGTCCTGGATGTCCTCCATAGCGGACTCGCACCTCTTCGTGGCTCCAATGAGTGAGGATGGATTGGTGACTGTCGACGTTGGGGGTTGTATTCGTACGTGGGAGACAGCGTTGGTCAATTTACAGCGGTCACTGGGAGAATGGAAAAACATGATGGGACTGGATGATGGTAGACCACTTCAGGTAAAGTACATTTGTTCAGTTTTTGACTAAAATACCGAGGTATAATAACCTTGGAATGAATGTTTAATGTTACCTTTATTTATTCAGATTACGAAAGAAAGAGAAAGTGGTCGAAAAGCAGAAGGTCCGAAGCACGGGAAAATTGACCCTAAGAATGCTCCGCATCATGGTGGAAACACCTGGGCAGGTGGTACAGGTGGTAGCAACACTGCAGGTATGCAAATATTATGACACGTTTAATTTTCTTATGGTAAACATTGTTGAGCAGAAAGAATGCAGATATTAGTACTTGTATTGAGTAGTTCAGTATGTAGTCGGTTGACATTGTCAATGTCTTTTACATTTTGCGTTAGGTTGCTGTgctctttttaaaatcttgaatCTGAATTGTAGGACTCGGTGGGATTGGAGGACCGTATCGACTTGATGCTGGACACAAGGTTTACCAAGTTCCTCAACACGAGAAGGATGCAGTGCCGGAGCACGTCAGAGAGGCCGCGAGGGATATGGCGCGAAAAGCATTCAAAGAGAGGCTCAGGGAAATCAACATGAGCGAATATGACGCGGATGTGTACGAAGATTTTTCAAAAGCTGTCAGAAACCAGGTTTCATCCTTGCGAGTAATCTTGGACAGCCTTCAAGCAAAGGGTAAAGAGAGACAGTGGTTGAAAAATCAAGCATACGGGGACTTGGATGATTCAAAACTGATTGAAGGAATAACGGGTGAGAAATCTATTTATAAAAGACGAGGAGAGAAAGACCCCGAACTTGGCACACCTCAGGAAAAACCGAAAAGAATCCGCTTGTTGGTTGATGTGTCCGGAAGTATGTATCGATTTAACGGGTATGACGGGAGGATGAACCGCGAAATGGAGGCTACACTTATGATGATGGAGGCATTAGAAAAGTACGAGGAAAAATTCAAGTACGATATATACGGGCATTCAGGGGAGGATCACAAGGTGGTGTTGGTTGACAAAGATAAAGTCCCCACGAATAATAAAGAGCGCCTTATCGTTATCAAGACCATGCACGCGCATTCCCAGTTCTGCCTTAGCGGTGACACGACTTTAATGGCGACCCAGCATGCTTCAGACGAACTCGCCAAAGAAGAAGCAGACGAACATTTCCTGATTATTCTTAGTGACGCTAACTTTGATCGATATGGAATTTCTCCAAGAAAATTCGGGGAAATTCTTAAGAAAAACGAGAAAGTGAACGCGTATGTGGTTTTCATCGGTTCCTTGGAGGACCAAGCCAGCCAGCTGATCAAGCAACTTCCTACGGGCCACGCCTTCATTTGTTTGGACACTAAAAATTTACCGCAGATCTtgcaacaaatatttacatctaccatgCTATCTGGTAGATGATGAAGGTTAATTTTATATGCATGGAAGTACAATTTTCCTAATTTTACCGTTAATATAACTGTATACCTGGACTATTGTGTACTAGTATACATATCATATTATAGTATTACTAAGTTATGCTTATTCACAcgtttgtattttataaaatgaactGTTCAcaatcaataaacaataaacatttagGGGGTTTTGTAatttgatgttttgtttttgaaagcaATATACAATGTTTTATTAGTAAACATTGCGTTGTAAAATGCTAGGCAAAAATAAAGAGAGTAACGAATAGGTTTAACTTTATTACAATCTTACGAAAAAGAACTATTTTAAGAAGAGATATGGGTATATGCAGTCACCATAGCCGATCTGTATTCTGCATTTTGAAATTACATATAAGCTGTAGAAATATATGTAGATCAGAGGATCATTTTAAATGTGTTAACTGGTTTTATAGAGATCTAGAGACCTAAAATCGTCGGAAACCCAAGGCCAGCCATGCTAACTGTCTttccataaatttatttaaaaattaaatttaaaacaaatttagtttttaaataaatttgtggaAAGACATAACCAACAAAGCAACTCGAGCGCTTAGACGTTgcgaaatattttgtataaaaccacccaatttatcattataatggtgaaaaatataaaactttttaacattgttacTCCATATCTTGGTGTGTCTTCCCATTacttatatttaagaaaaaaactttaCTAATCTGTCTTGGACTCCAAAATACAAATAAGCGTTCTGTGGTACATTATATATCCCAGATAATTGTAAAAACCTCATCTAATCTAATATGGACATCAAATTACGTACTGCTATTAATTTCCTGAAAACAATTGAACATTGTACtacagatatatattttttatacacgGCCATAAACTTTTAATGATTGAACCCTGGATTCGGGTCTATAGGGGGACACACCCCCTCCCCAACTCGATGGAAAATTTAAAGCTTGTAAATTTACGCAGTAAAATTGACGaaaatagcccccccccccccccccggcaaacaTAGATAtccctcggaccccccccctttttttaaggaaaatttaTTCTTGATCCGCGCATGAACTGACTCTGTCGGACAGAAATGTGATGCGCAGACCCTCTCTATTGTAATGTTGACACTTTGAATTTCATTCGTAAAGGCTTTCCTACCCACGGGCACTTGTTTCTATGGTATGAAAgtatacaaaatacatgtagttttaaaaatgatttttatcacAGAAACATATTCTGTACACACCCGCCTTTAATTAATACCTCTTCTTCCATGTTTATTCAAGTCGGTATATTATTATACACTTAGGTATACTCCactcttattttttaaattagtttttaaattttgaaaaagccGCAACTGTGGTAATTTGCGGTATATTACACTTGATTGAGACAAATAATGTCCAACCCTTCTGCTTCAAGATGGGTCCCAATCGAGTGCGcctctgataaaaaaaatagtggaaCTCTCCTGCTATCGGAGGTAAAATACCAACGAGGATCTAGTTTTGTTGACAGGTATTCCAACTTATAATTCTATTTTCAATTTCCTTGTTTACTTGTCGTTACGTTTAATGGTTTATTCGTTGTTAGAATAGAAAAAGTAAATTGAAACACGTGTCTGCATGTTGTTCAATCTAGCTGGACTTTTATTCGGTATGTATATACGACCGTGTTCTTTGATCATGATCAATGGACGATCAAAGAAATTTACCTTGGTAGGTGTGGTCATTAGATTTTAACATTTAGGTCTTGATTTATTGGCAGATCGAAACATGTCTGTAATAAGCATTCACTGACTGgtagtttttattgttttttgtgATCCACAATAAGAGAGTGAGACTGAATGCCAAGTTTTGATAACAGGTTGTTGGACCACTCTCCCAAATGGGACATAATAGACTGTTTaggatataacaaatttttattaaaattttattaaatttaaatatttaaattttgaagtgcaaaaattagaaattttttattttgccaaaaaatcaGTCAAATCTGCATTAGATTAGATTAAATGTAACAACAGTGAACTTttggttaacatttttttggTAACCCTCATTGTTGCTGAGATTGATCTGTCAGTATATCCAAAACTTCTTGGAAATCAATCTGACAAAGTAAGGGAATTTAGAAAAACTTGCTAaccaaaagttgttgcattTGATATAAGTTTATGcggatttatttaaaaaaaacaagatcaaaaagtttaattttttgcaCTTCAAATTATTTCCCATTTTGGGCTATCCTAAACAGactattatatcccatttgggagatTGATGCCAACCTGGTTAATACATAACATGCCtctatattttataaacagtgttTGATGAATTATAcaaagtattaaaataattatttgtaagcATATCTTTTTCGATTTGGAGtctttttatagatttaaagaaattgTGATGAGTCTTATtgctttcatttattttttcatttacacaaatatttttatttcagaaattgGTACctgtaaatcatttattttaaaaaaaatacttaaaacatattaaactgTGCACTTCATTGACTTTTCGTACTGACCAACCATATATTATAATGTAATCAACTAATCGCACTtttgttcattgtttttttttccaggcCAAGTTTCTCCTGATGTGGCACTAAGACATTCTATTTTCATCGGCTGAGTTTCATCAAACGATGACCATGGGAGACAGCAATAAAAATCTATATGCCAAAATGATTGTTGATGTTGTACTAGGGCCAGTGTTAGAAAGGGTACAGCTTtcacaaaattattttcaatgacATAATTGTCGTCAAAGAATTGTCACATTTTATGGGTTGACCAATAAACAGATCATTACATCAACTACCAGTCAATCCATTTAAGCCATACATCTAAACTCTGTATAGTGAAGTGTTTAATGCTGGTACAggaaattgtatttgataatttgttctttaaataacaaaatataccGTAAATAAATTATGGTTAATATGACAGTCATTCATTCATGCATGTATGATGATAATGCAAAAGtgaaattttttggaaatacaATTGTGGTCTTTATAACACTTGTTTTTGTGTTCCATAGTTGGAGAAGAAAGATGTTTCGGCAGCCCAGACACTGAGAGCAGCCTTTACAAAGGTTGGTTCTTGAACAATGTATTAATTCTGTCGCATTTCTTACGAACCAAAGACAAATGAGAAATATTTCTGAATCATCCccaatttcatttctttttcagGTTGACAACACGTTGCCTGGTTTTGCGTATGATTATGTGAAGGGAGTCTTAAAGAAGGCTGAAATACATGACAAATTTGATCTTTGTGAGACATTGTTACGATTAGGTGGATCACAAGATTGTGAAGGTAAAGCTTGTAATTTATACGTCAATACTATTGtttatatgtttgttttttggcatgttgaaaattttccaaaaatgaaTCAATTGTCTGAACTCTTTAATTTGCGTAAATAATGTCAtttcttgcaattttaaaagattgttaTGGTACAAATTAACTGATATAATTTCTGCATGatttatttgggttttttttttacccttttGAAATAATCTTGAGAAAAGCAAAAATTAGATcattatgaaaaatatgttaTGCTTACAATGCATGCGTTTAATGCTAATTAAATGATTCTATTTTAGCATAGACTGGTTCTTCATCTAAAACAAGATTAAGGAGTTAAGTCATGAATTgtatagatttttattttattgcctCTTTCCAGAGCTTCGCATCTCCAGACAGGAGCCCACATTCCAAGAACTGAATAAATGTGCCACAGCTTTGAAGAAGATTCTTAGTCGAATTCCAGAACAGATTTATGACAGAAAACAATTCCTAGAAACAATCAAGTAAAGTCAAATATCAGTTATACGATACTATTCCTCTTATACAGTTGAACCTTAATTGATAtcttgaacactgatatctcgaatacatgGGTATGTTGAGGTGATTTACAAGTACCAACCTCTTGTTTTTTAGCTATTTTACCCTTTGATGCTAagatatcttgaagtttttaaacagtccaaTCTAGTTTGAGATTACAAAGTTTGACTGTGCTTACATTTTgagtaattttattttgatactgtTACATTATAGTTTTAAAGCAGTAGTTGCATTTGGCATagtgcaatttaaaaaatgtttcctCTCTTCAATAGATTTTTAAAcctatatacatattttataagtCATATAAAAGTTTTAGATTCCTCTTGTactcattttatatttaatttgtagaGAGATTGCCAGTGCTATAAAACGCTTACTTGATGCTGTGAACAGAGTGATTGCTGAAGTACCTGCGGCAGACAACGGTAGCAAGCAGGTAAGAAGTCATGTGACTAGATCAATTTATTGTCAGTGACCACAGCTCTCTGCTTCAACTGATGCCATtaacaaccgatttatttttttgttactttactttttcattcattaatacttaacaatattttaaccaatttatttttttgttacttaACTTTTTCAGTCATTaatacttaaaaatattttaacttatCCAACCTCTTAATTccaataattaatataatttttttttttttaacttcaatatCAATATAAGTTCAGTTGGTAATTAAATCTATACTGACTTCATTGTTGTATACACACAACAGAAACTTCTGGTAAGTGGCTCTTCCATCTTATGCTGCACCTCCCTCTGTTGAACTATGCActcttcatatatatatataccatcgTCTGCTgatatttgtattgttttgttaGGGGAGGTCTCTGTCTTATCAAAAGATAttgctttttttaataaatcgaaatgttttgtaattttttttacgcaaataatttgaattaagTCAATAGAACTTCAGAATTCTTTTGAATTTAGTTATGATCCATTGAAAGACagaattgtttgaaaaaaaaaatcttcacatAATTAACACAATTATTGACTGGGTTTGGGAAGCATATTACAAATGTGCATGAAAGGAGATTGTTAAAACAAGGAGGAAATGGCAAATGTACTGAAGTTAAGGGTCTTGAGGCCACCTGTTTGGGTAGGATGGTATAGGTCCAGCACAGCAATAGTGAAATATATTCTACAAAACCAATTTCTTTTAGAAACTCAGAGTCAttgaatttacttttaaatctttttattaatttatctgATGATAGATATTTGCTTCATATTCTGCATGTGTTAAAATGTATAGTACTTTTAATATCACTTTCCAAATGCTGATAACTTTTCTCTCAAACATCCATAATACAATTTTAGTGCCAGAAAGGTATTTTTTTACCATTAGCAGAATTTTGCCGAATCTTGTGTATCTGAGTTTGGGAATATGGCAAGTATGTACATATACCAGTACTGAATAGACATGGTCCCAGGATCATAAGAAAAATGAATCCCTGGCTGCATTTCAATTTGAACAAATTATTCATGTTTACACTCACTCATGGTTCATTCTTTTCCATTCAGCAATCATGAGTCTGAAAGTTTTGTTCTTATCTAAGAATTTAATCAATGTGTAAAATCGTCACctctatcaaatatttttattgacactTTTCATTCCATGAAAAGGACACCCAAAGCTTAACTGGCAAAGGCCATATCACAATCATTAAAGGAAGACAATTACTTTGTAGTTCAATTGGAATTTAACTGACTCTTTAATCAATATGCCAAAAGTGAATTGTGGCAACTATAGAACATACTTATTTTGGTCAAATTGTTTACAGaagattttttctttcagaTCCTTGAAGACAGGAAAAAAGAGTTTGTCCGCTATTCCAAAAAATTCAGCAACATGTTAAAAGAGTTTTTCCGAGACACAAACCAGTAAGTTCTAGTAATGACCTAAAACGTCTTCAGATTGTTCTAAATTATTCAGtgcacaaaaatatttttgagataaaaatatatgtctatatatttatagatatgTAATTTTCATTAACTGTTTAAATAAGTGATATAGCAAAAAACCAATGAAAGATATACAGGGTCATCCATGATATCATTTTTCTCtcttcaaattttgtttctttcACTGATTTTTTCCTCCTTCAGATATATCCACTGTTACATAATTATTGAAAGTTAGGCACTTAAGAAAAAGGTCCCATTGCTCTTTTGTCCCTTATTTTTGAATCgcttttctttttcactttcagGAACCAGAGTGTATTTATCAGCGCAAACTACCTGATCTACCAAACCAATTTAATTTTGAGAACTGTAAAACAAGAATGTTGTTAGTTGTAGTTGTCTGAAGAACAAAATATGGCCGATTCTCAAGGTTACCGCCAGGAACACTGTCCACAAAATCTTACTGATGTCTAATGCACGCAATGAAGCCCATGAGAGTTTCCACATTTTGTTTCTTTAGATTGATACatattattatatgttttttatcagaaaaacttcatatatgttttataatataaatttgcacaaatatttacaatgatGGGGTTGAAGATCATACGCATAGCACATGTTCATACTGTTTGAGAATCGAACATATTGGATTGATATAATAACAACTGATTAAGTCATGTTAGCACATTTTCATACTTTTTGAGCatataaaattacatttgatTAGTGTGGTAACAGCTAATTATAAAGTTTATTGGCGTCCCTTAGGTCAAGAGAAATTTTGAATCatggtgtacatgtataagttcaagttttatcatattttagaGAAGACAAAGATACCATATTGTATTGATTTATGTATTAACAAACATttcatatgatatacatgtaaaaaaagcTGTTactgtatttataaattaagcTTTGTTACTGCTATGTAGACTTGCATTTTTCCATTATGGTGATTGTGTTAAGTAGACTAAAGCTTCATTTGTAAGTACTTGTAATATCTTTATTCCTTGAATTTGCACATATTATTCCTGACTATTGACAGTAATTTGTTGTTGGTAATGTCTCTGGTGCTACCAATCAGTTATCTTGAGATGCCTCTTTTTCAAATAGATCGCCCTTCTGTACATATCATTTACTTCCAATGCATAACACATTCCACTGATGTTACCATAGCACTGCTCCTGTATATCTCACTGTTATAAAGTGGACAGAAAAATGGAGTTTTTTAGAGATTTGACAAAATCTGGTTGTGGTGAGAATTTGTGAACGGCTAGGTTGTTTAACTTTGTCAGAAATGAGCATAGATGTATTCTAATTCCTACTAATATGATGAGTATTCAATGATATGAAAAATTGGAAGTATATTCAGAATTGTGTATTCAAAGGTAATATTCAATGTTATATTTACTAGATGTATGCTTTCTAGagacagaaaaataattttcgcCATCGTTTGTCATATTCATCCTCATGttatattccaaatattttatcatgtgtatACATTTATCTGaaagttattttctttttgcaaaaaaaaaaaatcattataatttcTACAGATTGTTGCaagatgaaatgaaaatgataaagaaataaatattccaaTCAGggctttttctctctttttttcttcatgttgaGGACAAGACTTAGTATTTTGAAAAggcatttatatgataaatgtaTAAATGACATGTTGACAGATTCTGTCCTTGTGGATCTAAATCATCTTATTAAGTTGGTAGTCATCAACTTTGCTGTTCTCTGTGCCCTATAGAGAAAAGAATTTAAAGTAACAAAGAAAACCTCAGTTATATCTATTGGTTGTTACAACACTTGTCCTGTTTTACAGTAACTGCGCAATTGACCCCAAACGTATTggtttatttacaatatatcCGTGTTCCATTTGTTCTTTCGGAGAGGTTGACAGACACAGTAACTGGTTGTTTTCTATTCATCCTTGGACACTTAATCCATTAATACTACGCACATGCTAAGATCCACCACAAATGCAAATTGTTGACAAACACCGTTTCTCCTTATATTGAATAGTACATATAAATAAGTAATTCGTCGCATTAATCAGAAGGTTTTCTTTTTACAGCTTATCACACTGACATCACGACCTGGTTCCCaacatatagtgaaaattcCTCAGTGAAAATAAACAAGGgcgataattttttaaatgatataaaacataaaCTGGTGTATTGAAGCTGTAGAATTTTATACCATGAAAAATTGACCTGCCATTAAAACGTACCTTatgtgagcaatgtggcccatatGCCTCTTTATTCAAGAGATACCCCCGATATTTCATTTAGAACACGGGGTACAGTGTTACTTTTTCAGATATAGCACAA
This is a stretch of genomic DNA from Crassostrea angulata isolate pt1a10 chromosome 4, ASM2561291v2, whole genome shotgun sequence. It encodes these proteins:
- the LOC128181712 gene encoding programmed cell death protein 10-like, whose translation is MTMGDSNKNLYAKMIVDVVLGPVLERLEKKDVSAAQTLRAAFTKVDNTLPGFAYDYVKGVLKKAEIHDKFDLCETLLRLGGSQDCEELRISRQEPTFQELNKCATALKKILSRIPEQIYDRKQFLETIKEIASAIKRLLDAVNRVIAEVPAADNGSKQILEDRKKEFVRYSKKFSNMLKEFFRDTNQNQSVFISANYLIYQTNLILRTVKQECC